GCCGGTCGCCGAGCCAGTGGGTGAACGCGGTCGCCTCGTCGACGAAGCCCAGGTCCAGCAGGGCCCGCACCGACAGGGAGCCGTCCCGGACCCAGGTGTACCGGTAGTCCCAGTTGCGTTCTCCGCCGAGCTGTTCGGGCAGTCCCATGGTCGCCGCGGCGACGGGCGCGCCGCTGGGTTCGTACGTGAGCAGCTTCAGGGTGATCGCGGAGCGGTTGACCATGTCGAGCCAGCGGCCGTCGTAGCGGGATCCGCGCACCCACCGCTGCCAGAAGTCGACGACGTCCCACAGTTCGTCCGTGATCGCCTCGGCGGTGGGGCGCGGGGGCTCGGGTCCGTCGGGGGTGCAGAGGGTGAACACGGCCCCTGACGTCTCCCCGGCGCGCAGGGTGACACCGCCGACCGCGTCCCGGCCGTCAAGGGTCAGGGGGAAGGCCGTCCGGAGGTGGGCCGTGGCGCCCGGGGCCCGGAAGACCGCCGCGCGTGCGGTCGGGTCGAGCACCGGCTCGTGGGCGGCCCGGCCGTAGTCGAACCGGGGGCGGCACTCCAGGCCGAAGCGGACGGTGCCGCGTACCGCACGCACGGTGCGGACGAGGGTGTGCCGGCCGGTCGGTCCGCCGGAGCGGATCGGGGTCATCCAGTCGAGGACCTCCCCGACGCCGTCGGGTGCCATGAACCGGGTGACGACGACCGCGGTGTCGGGGTAGTAGAGCTGCTTGCACGTGTGCGTGCCGCCTTCGGGCGCCAGCCGGAAGTAGCCGCCGCGCTCGTGGTCGAGCAGGGCGGCGAAGACGCTGGGCGAGTCGAACCGGGGTGCGGCGAGCCAGTCGACGACGCCCCGTGCGGAGATCAGCGCGACGGTCTGGAGGTCGCCCACGAGCCCGTGGTCGGCGATCGGCGGATACCGGTCCATGCGCCTTACCTCCCGGTCGGCCCCGTCCCCCTCACTATCCGGCACACCCGCCCCGGGTGCGCGGCACGCGTCCGGGCGCCGGGTCCGGGACCGGCGCCCGGTTTGCCGAACGGGGCCGGGCCCGCGTTACTGGAATGAGCCCCCGGCGCCACCGGCCGGGCGGAGCGCCGTGCGACGGGGCCGGGAGCCGCCGGAGGTACCGGGATGGACATGATCCACATCCGTGCGGTGAGCCCGCCGGAGCTGACCGACGAGGTCGTCGGCCTGCTCTCGGGCGACCCCTGCGTGCTCGGTCTCATCGTCCAGCGCGACGCCGCACGCCGTCCCGACGGCGACTCCATCGCCTGCGACGTCCTGGCGGGGGCGGCGAACGACGTACTGCACCGCCTGCTCGACCTCCACCTCGACCAGCGGGGCACGCTGGTCATCGAACCGGTCGACACGGCCTTTCCGGGCAGGGCCTCCGAGGAGGGGCTGCGCGAGCTGGGGCCGCTGAGCCGGGTGCCGGTCTGGGAGCAGGTCGAGGCGCGCATCAGGTCCGGCGGGCGGTACCCGCCGAGCTTCTTCCTCTATCTGGTCGTCGCCGGGCTGATCGGTTCGGTCGGCATCGTCACCAACTCGCAGATCCTGATCGTGGCGGCGATGGTCGTCGGGCCGGAGTACGGCGCCATCGTCAGCGTGGCGCTGGGAATCGACCGGGGCCATCGGGCCATGGTGCGCCGCGGGCTGGCCGCCCTGGGCTCCGGCTTTCTCCTCACCATCGTCGTCACCTTCCTCTTCGCCCTCCTCATCCGCGGCTTCGGGCTGCAGTCGGGGGCCTACGACCGGGGGCTGCGCCCCGTCTCCAGTCTCATCAACACGCCGAACTTCTTCTCGGTCGCGGTCGCGACCCTGGCCGGGATCGTCGGGATCGTGTCGCTCACCGAGGCCAGGAGCAGCGCCCTGCTCGGCGTGTTCATCTCCGTGACGACGATCCCGGCCGCGGCGGACATCGCGGTCTCCACGGCGTTCACCAGCTGGTCCGACGTGCGGGGCTCGGCCATCCAGCTGGTGGCGAACATCCTGGTGCTGATCGTGGTGGGCACGGCCGCGCTCAAGGCCCAGCGGGCGATCTGGCAACGGGTCGGGCTCCGGCGCGACCGTGACCGGCGGCTCGCCGAGGACGCCTGACGGACTACGGAAAGGATCACCTCATGGAACGGGACGCCGTGGCGCCGCTGCGCGCCGCACCTCGTGCGACACCGGCCGAACGGGCGGCGCTCGGAAGGGCCGCCCGGCGGGACGCTCCCCGGTCGAGCCACGCGGAGTTCACTCCGTCGCCGCGACGCCCCGACCCGCTGACCGTCCTCGAGGCGCAGTCCGCGGACCGGGTCCCCGAGCTGGTCCCGATCCGTTATGCGCGGATGACCGAGTCCCCGTTCCGCTTCTACCGGGGCGCGGCCGCCCTGATGGCCGCCGATCTGGCGGGCACCCCGGACTCGGGGATCCGGGCGCAGTTGTGCGGTGACGCCCATCTGCTGAACTTCCGGCTGCTGGCCTCGCCCGAGCGGAATCTGCTCTTCGACATCAACGACTTCGACGAGACGCTGCCGGGTCCCTGGGAGTGGGACGTCAAACGGCTGGCGGCCAGTCTCGTCATCGCGGGGCGGGCGAACGGCTTCACGGACCGGGAGCGGGCCCGGATCGTACGGGCCGCGGTGTTCTCGTACCGGGAGGCGATGGCCCGGTTCGCCGGGATGCGGAATCTGGAGGTGTGGTACGCGAGGACCGATGCCGAGCGGCTGCGCACGGTGGCCGCGGAGCAGTTGGGCGGGCGGGGTCGCAGGAACGTCGACCGGGCGCTGGGCAAGGCCCGCTCCCGGGACAGCCGGCAGGCCTTCGGGAAGCTCGCCGAGGTGGTCGACGGGCGGCTGCGGATCGCCGCGGACCCGCCGATGGTCGTCCCGCTCACCGATCTGCTGCCGGGAGTGGAGCGGGAGGTGCTGTACCGGGAGTTCCGGACCATGGTGGCGGGTTACGCCCACAGCCTGGCGTCCGACCGGCGGAGTCTGCTGGAGGACTTCACGCTGGTGGACGTGGCCCGGAAGGTCGTCGGTGTGGGCAGTGTCGGCACCCGGTGCTGGATCATCCTGCTGCTCGGCCGGGACGGCGGGGATCCGCTCCTCCTCCAGGCCAAGGAGGCGGGCCCCTCGGTCCTGGCCGAGCACACCGGGGCGAGCCGGTACGCCCATCAGGGCGAGCGGGTGGTCGCGGGGCAGCGCCTGATGCAGGCCTCCAGCGACATCTTCCTCGGCTGGGAGCGGGCCGACGGCATCGACGGCCGGAGCCGGGACTTCTACGTGCGTCAGCTGCGCGACTGGAAGGGCATCGCCGAACCGGAGTCGATGGTGCCGAAGGGGATGCGCGCGTTCGGCGAGGTGTGCGGCGCCACGCTGGCCCGCGCCCACGCCAGGTCCGGGGACCGGATCGCCATCGCCGGGTACCTGGGGCGGGGGGACGTCTTCGACCGGGCGATCGCCGCGTTCGCGGAGTCGTACGCGGACCGCAACGAGCTGGACCACCGGGCGCTGGTCGACGCGGTGGCCTCGGGGCGGCTCCCGGCGGGCGTCCCGGGCGGCGCGGACGGTCTCCCGGGGCCGGGCGGCTGACCTTCCGCACCCGAGGGCGTGTCCACGGCGGCAGGGAGCCGCCCGGTCCGCCGGTGCGTGGTATCCCGGCGTGAACCCGTGGGGCCCCACCCCGTCCCGGGGATCTTCACGCCGAGGAGTTCGACCTATGCCGGCCACACCTCCGGGCACACCCGTCGCAGCGCCGGAGGACCCGTACGCGGCGGTCCGCACACGGGGGTACGCGGGGCTGCTGCTGATGGCGGCCGTTCTCGGGGTGCCCGTGTCCGCGGTCGCGTTCGGTTTCCTGGCCCTGGTCTCGGAGCTCCAGTCGCTGACGTACACGGAGCTGCCGCGGGCGATGGGCTTCGGGGAGACCCCGTCGTGGTGGCCCGTACCCCTGCTGGGCGTCGCGGGTCTTCTGGTCGGCCTCACCGTCCGCCGGCTGCCGGGCGGGGGCGGGCACCGGCCGGCGGACGGGATGGTGTCCACCGGCGCCCCGGCCGCGGCGGAGCTGCCCGGCATCGTCCTGGCGGCGCTGCTCTCGCTGGGCGTGGGCGCCGTGCTCGGGCCGGAGGCGCCCCTGGTCGCGCTGGGCGGCGGGCTGGCCGTCCGGGCGGCGGGGCGCGTCACACGGGACCTGACGCCGCAGGCGCGGTCCCTGGTGGGGGCCTCGGGGGGCTTCGCCGCGGTGAGCGCCCTGCTGGGATCCCCGTTGCTGGGCGCGTTCCTGCTGATGGAGGTGTCGGGGCTGGCCGGGCCGATGCTGGGCGTGGTGCTGGTTCCCGGGCTGCTCGCCGCGGGGATCGGTGCGCTGATCTTCACGGGGCTGGGTTCCTGGACGGGTCTGGGGACCTACTCGCTGACGCTGGGCGAGGTGCCGTCGGCGGCGGCCCCCGACATCGCCGGGTTCGGGTGGGCGCTGGCTCTCGGGGTCGCGGCCGCCTTCGCCGGCGCGGGCATCCGCCGGCTCTCGCTGGCGCTGCAGGAACGCGTGGAGCGGCGGACGGTGGTGGCCACGGCGGTGACGGGGCTGGCCGTCGGCGGGCTCGCGCTGGTGTACGCCGAGACGTCGGGCAAGGCCGGTTCCGAGGTGCTGTATTCGGGTGAGCACGAGTTGGGCCATCTCCTCACCGGGAGCGCGGGCTACTCGGTCGGGGCGCTGGTGCTTCTCATCGTCTGCAAGTCGCTGGCCTACTGCGTCTCGTTGAGCTGTTTCCGGGGCGGTCCCGTCTTCCCCGCGATGTTCGTGGGCGCGGTGGGCGGCGTCGCGCTGTCCCACCTGCCGGGACTGGATCTCACGGCGGGGTTCGCGATGGGCGTCGGGGCCATGTGCGTGGCGATGCTGCGGCTGCCGATGACCTCGGTGCTCCTGGCGACGCTCCTGCTGGGCGGGGAGGGGCTCACGGTGATGCCCCTGGTGATCGTGGCGGTGGTGGTGGCGTACGTCGTCACCCTCGGGTTGGCGCCGTCCGCGGTGGCCGGAGCACGGCCGGAAACCGGGTGATCCCCCAGGTCCCCGGTGTCGGGCGGCACATCCGGGTAGAGGATGGACGGCACCGCGGGAAACGGCGTCGCCGGGGTCCGTACACCCCGTGCACCCTGGAGAGAAGAGCCTCCGCCGCGGGCCGTACGGTTCCTCCCGTCCCCTGCCCCGTGAAAGGACCCCCGCGCATGACCGAGATCGTCCACGTATCCGCCCCCGAGCTGGTCACGTACGCCGACGAGCTGGCCGGCCTGCTGGCCGAGACCGTCGACGAGGGGTCCTCGGTGGGCTTCCTCGCCCCGTTGGACCGGGAGACGGCCGCCGCCTGGTGGCGTGAGCGGGCCGCCGACCTGGAGGCGGGGCGGGTCGGCATCTGGATCGCCCGCGAGGGCGGGCGGGTCTCGGGGACGATCGCGCTGGTGCGCGCTCCGCTGCCGAACGCCCGGCACCGCGCGGAGGTCGCCAAGCTGATGGTCCGGCCCTCGGCGCGCGGCCAGGGGCTCGGCGGGGCGCTGCTGTCCGCGGTCGAGGCGTACGCGGCGACCGAGGGCATCACGCTGCTGATCCTGGACACCGAGAGCGGCAGCCTGGCCGAGCAGGTCTACTGCAAGGCGGGCTGGACGAAGGTCGGGAGCGTACCGGGATACGCGGCGGATCCGGCGGGCAGCCTCAAGCCGACCACTTTCTACTACAAGGAGCTCACCGCTCCGTGAGCGGTGGGCGGCACCATGGGCACCACCACGCAATGATCAGGGAGAGTTTCATGACGCTGCACGACATTCCGCTGCGCACCCTCGCGGGCGAGCCGACCACGCTGGGCGCGTACAGCGGCCGGGCCGTCCTCTTGGTGAACGTGGCCTCCAAGTGCGGGCTCACCCCGCAGTACGAGGGTCTGGAGCGGTTGCAGCAGAACTACGGGGACCGGGGCCTGACCGTGCTCGGTGTCCCGTGCAACCAGTTCGCCGGGCAGGAGCCGGGCAGCGCGGAGGAGATCCAGAGCTTCTGCTCGACGACGTACGGGGTCACCTTCCCGCTGCTGGAGAAGATCGACGTCAACGGCGCGGACCGGCACCCGCTGTACGTGGAGCTGACGAAGCTGGCGGACGCGGACGGGGAGGCCGGGGACGTCCAGTGGAACTTCGAGAAGTTCCTCATCTCGCCGGCCGGTGAGCCCGTCGCCCGGCTCCGGCCGCGCTCCGAGCCCGAGGCCACGGAGGTCGTGGCGGCGATCGAGGCGCAGCTGCCCGGCTGAGCAGGCCGGAAGGGGCGGTCCGGTACGCGTGTCCCGGACCGCCCCTTCCCCGTCGCCCGCGGCAGCTAGCGGATCGGCATGCCCGACAGGGTGCGGGCGATCACCAGGCGCTGGATCTCGCTGGTGCCCTCGAAGATGGTGTAGATCGCCGCGTCGCGGTGCATGCGCTCGACCGGGTACTCACGGGTGAATCCGTTGCCGCCGAGGATCTGGATGGCCTGCGCGGTGACGTCCCGGGCGGTCTCGCTCGCGTACAGCTTGGACATGGAGCCCTCGGCCGAGGTGAACGGCTTGCCGGTGGTGGCCATCCAGGAGGCGCGCCAGACCA
The nucleotide sequence above comes from Streptomyces sp. NBC_01116. Encoded proteins:
- a CDS encoding DUF389 domain-containing protein, with translation MDMIHIRAVSPPELTDEVVGLLSGDPCVLGLIVQRDAARRPDGDSIACDVLAGAANDVLHRLLDLHLDQRGTLVIEPVDTAFPGRASEEGLRELGPLSRVPVWEQVEARIRSGGRYPPSFFLYLVVAGLIGSVGIVTNSQILIVAAMVVGPEYGAIVSVALGIDRGHRAMVRRGLAALGSGFLLTIVVTFLFALLIRGFGLQSGAYDRGLRPVSSLINTPNFFSVAVATLAGIVGIVSLTEARSSALLGVFISVTTIPAAADIAVSTAFTSWSDVRGSAIQLVANILVLIVVGTAALKAQRAIWQRVGLRRDRDRRLAEDA
- a CDS encoding DUF2252 domain-containing protein — protein: MERDAVAPLRAAPRATPAERAALGRAARRDAPRSSHAEFTPSPRRPDPLTVLEAQSADRVPELVPIRYARMTESPFRFYRGAAALMAADLAGTPDSGIRAQLCGDAHLLNFRLLASPERNLLFDINDFDETLPGPWEWDVKRLAASLVIAGRANGFTDRERARIVRAAVFSYREAMARFAGMRNLEVWYARTDAERLRTVAAEQLGGRGRRNVDRALGKARSRDSRQAFGKLAEVVDGRLRIAADPPMVVPLTDLLPGVEREVLYREFRTMVAGYAHSLASDRRSLLEDFTLVDVARKVVGVGSVGTRCWIILLLGRDGGDPLLLQAKEAGPSVLAEHTGASRYAHQGERVVAGQRLMQASSDIFLGWERADGIDGRSRDFYVRQLRDWKGIAEPESMVPKGMRAFGEVCGATLARAHARSGDRIAIAGYLGRGDVFDRAIAAFAESYADRNELDHRALVDAVASGRLPAGVPGGADGLPGPGG
- a CDS encoding chloride channel protein; the protein is MPATPPGTPVAAPEDPYAAVRTRGYAGLLLMAAVLGVPVSAVAFGFLALVSELQSLTYTELPRAMGFGETPSWWPVPLLGVAGLLVGLTVRRLPGGGGHRPADGMVSTGAPAAAELPGIVLAALLSLGVGAVLGPEAPLVALGGGLAVRAAGRVTRDLTPQARSLVGASGGFAAVSALLGSPLLGAFLLMEVSGLAGPMLGVVLVPGLLAAGIGALIFTGLGSWTGLGTYSLTLGEVPSAAAPDIAGFGWALALGVAAAFAGAGIRRLSLALQERVERRTVVATAVTGLAVGGLALVYAETSGKAGSEVLYSGEHELGHLLTGSAGYSVGALVLLIVCKSLAYCVSLSCFRGGPVFPAMFVGAVGGVALSHLPGLDLTAGFAMGVGAMCVAMLRLPMTSVLLATLLLGGEGLTVMPLVIVAVVVAYVVTLGLAPSAVAGARPETG
- a CDS encoding GNAT family N-acetyltransferase; its protein translation is MTEIVHVSAPELVTYADELAGLLAETVDEGSSVGFLAPLDRETAAAWWRERAADLEAGRVGIWIAREGGRVSGTIALVRAPLPNARHRAEVAKLMVRPSARGQGLGGALLSAVEAYAATEGITLLILDTESGSLAEQVYCKAGWTKVGSVPGYAADPAGSLKPTTFYYKELTAP
- a CDS encoding glutathione peroxidase, with the translated sequence MTLHDIPLRTLAGEPTTLGAYSGRAVLLVNVASKCGLTPQYEGLERLQQNYGDRGLTVLGVPCNQFAGQEPGSAEEIQSFCSTTYGVTFPLLEKIDVNGADRHPLYVELTKLADADGEAGDVQWNFEKFLISPAGEPVARLRPRSEPEATEVVAAIEAQLPG